One genomic segment of Novisyntrophococcus fermenticellae includes these proteins:
- a CDS encoding type I phosphomannose isomerase catalytic subunit codes for MIFKLEPAGMAYLWGGTTLINEFGKKSEGGTLAETWELSCHKKGLSVIRGTKYDGCTLSDYLSKHPEEMGSIPGKFPEFPVLIKLIDAKKNFRYKYIPVMHMHIKMKISRERQRCGTLLRRNQMQACITV; via the coding sequence ATGATATTTAAACTTGAGCCGGCAGGAATGGCATATTTGTGGGGTGGAACTACCCTGATTAACGAATTTGGAAAGAAAAGTGAGGGTGGAACACTAGCTGAAACCTGGGAATTATCCTGCCATAAGAAAGGTCTTTCTGTTATTCGTGGAACAAAATATGATGGATGTACGTTATCAGATTATCTTTCAAAGCATCCGGAAGAAATGGGAAGTATTCCCGGAAAGTTTCCTGAGTTCCCGGTTTTGATTAAGTTAATTGATGCAAAAAAAAACTTTCGATACAAGTACATCCCAGTGATGCATATGCATATAAAAATGAAAATCAGCCGGGAAAGACAGAGATGTGGTACGTTGTTGAGACGAAACCAAATGCAAGCCTGTATTACGGTGTGA
- a CDS encoding class I mannose-6-phosphate isomerase — protein MWYVVETKPNASLYYGVNHDISKEELEKAIDHETVCELLNKVKVKKGDVFFIEPGTIHAIGAGIVIAEIQQSSDVTYRVFDYGRTDKDGQPRKLHIKQACEVASLRVSKTDYNFEKHLAKCRYFTVDLMEVKGIRQIFTDGSTFYSLLILEGRLKMKNGLELIDASKGDSIYVGASKGKTILAGDAKMLVTYVEPQ, from the coding sequence ATGTGGTACGTTGTTGAGACGAAACCAAATGCAAGCCTGTATTACGGTGTGAACCATGACATATCTAAAGAAGAATTAGAGAAAGCGATAGATCATGAAACGGTATGTGAACTTTTAAATAAAGTAAAGGTCAAAAAAGGAGATGTTTTTTTTATTGAACCGGGTACGATCCATGCAATCGGAGCAGGAATTGTGATCGCAGAGATTCAACAGTCCAGTGATGTTACCTATCGTGTGTTTGATTACGGAAGAACCGATAAGGACGGACAGCCGAGAAAATTACATATAAAACAGGCTTGTGAAGTTGCTTCACTACGTGTATCAAAAACGGATTATAATTTTGAAAAGCATTTAGCAAAATGCAGGTATTTTACTGTGGATTTAATGGAAGTTAAGGGAATTCGACAAATCTTTACAGACGGATCTACCTTTTATTCGTTACTGATATTGGAAGGAAGGCTTAAAATGAAGAACGGACTGGAATTGATTGATGCGAGTAAAGGTGATAGTATATATGTAGGAGCGTCTAAAGGAAAAACCATATTGGCAGGAGATGCAAAAATGCTTGTTACTTATGTGGAACCTCAGTGA
- a CDS encoding LacI family DNA-binding transcriptional regulator, which yields MWNLSEYLSYWENYIEKRNNDLKITMKDIANVHGVSVNAVSLALNNKPGISDEMRIRILRTAEEMGYLETREKFVRTFARTNICVMMQKRYSQDMDFYGKVLYAVVEEAKKNGYDTLMNFFDDGQFEIPKTIAEYRVAGVIVIGKIGDCNIQQISQYSIPIVLADHASLTKNIDSVITDNKLGSYVLARYLIEKGFQKIGFYGELGYSLSIKERFWGYREALFDFMGSALGDRLDLYIQEYSILDGMEEAILSNNNNKIVSLVKEHKSLPEVFVCSNDKAAISLMMALQTLKIEVPGEISLVGFDNITMSEKIRPRLTTVNVNKELMGKRAVQRLIYKISHKKCQTESTVISVELIERDSVLKKT from the coding sequence ATGTGGAACCTCAGTGAATATCTGTCATATTGGGAGAACTACATAGAGAAAAGGAATAACGATTTGAAAATAACGATGAAAGATATAGCAAATGTCCATGGTGTATCTGTGAATGCGGTATCTCTTGCCTTAAATAATAAGCCTGGGATCAGTGATGAGATGCGCATACGAATATTAAGAACCGCAGAGGAAATGGGGTATCTGGAAACAAGAGAAAAGTTTGTGAGGACATTTGCCAGGACAAATATATGCGTCATGATGCAAAAACGCTATTCTCAGGATATGGATTTTTATGGAAAGGTTTTATATGCAGTTGTTGAAGAAGCAAAAAAGAATGGATATGATACGCTAATGAACTTCTTTGACGATGGGCAGTTCGAAATACCTAAGACAATAGCCGAATACCGGGTAGCAGGAGTCATCGTAATTGGTAAGATAGGTGACTGCAATATTCAGCAGATAAGTCAATATAGCATACCGATTGTTCTGGCAGATCATGCATCACTGACAAAGAATATTGACAGCGTGATTACCGATAATAAATTGGGCAGCTATGTGCTAGCCAGATATTTGATTGAGAAGGGGTTTCAGAAAATCGGATTTTATGGGGAATTAGGATACTCTCTTAGCATCAAAGAGCGCTTTTGGGGATATAGAGAAGCCTTATTTGATTTTATGGGTTCTGCTCTGGGAGATAGGCTGGATCTTTATATTCAAGAATATTCTATATTAGATGGAATGGAGGAGGCAATATTATCCAACAATAATAATAAGATTGTCAGTCTTGTAAAAGAGCATAAGTCTTTACCAGAAGTCTTTGTATGTTCCAATGATAAAGCGGCGATATCTCTGATGATGGCTTTGCAGACATTAAAAATAGAGGTTCCAGGAGAGATTTCCCTGGTGGGATTTGATAATATCACTATGTCCGAGAAAATAAGACCTAGATTGACTACAGTGAATGTTAATAAGGAGCTGATGGGTAAAAGGGCAGTACAACGTTTGATTTATAAAATATCTCATAAAAAATGTCAGACAGAGAGCACGGTAATAAGTGTGGAACTGATTGAAAGGGATTCGGTGTTAAAAAAAACATAA
- a CDS encoding discoidin domain-containing protein, whose amino-acid sequence MADVHVYNGPVQITPQKYTTTVGKPVDLSTIVPAAYQDEQGGTHHGIVTIDWDPITPDMLSEAGTITLNGVIQFNQQKVTAELQVRKGAAIISADMMKQYDTMQCAVENLDDTSISYESITWSIVKQGNDAAAGISPNGKLLAVKPGEVIVQAVAKDETGLATTIQKTITIQGVNMISHGYGTEVSASSTDGDATAPQMAVDGKENTWWRAKDNGDRQWFQMHLNNNIQVSGMKIRWYEGNQPQSVKVLTSVDGKKWEEVYERASKISSGLENYSEIISLDTPISANYIRMESDKAGNNKTGIVEFEVYSKTDIINPVTEIKVTSEKDKITEKGEILQMSAEVQPENASEKRVNWSVTDQEGNSTDIAEISADGKLTPHKNGSVWVKAEAVDESGIAAQKAIEITNQDLINVALNKPAMAGTNNGEAYKAVDGDLSTRWGSEKNPKENWLSVDLQGKKEIQTIKINFESSYAKDFKLMASDDGKNWSTVADIRDNNQLDWRYSLKNPIKASYLKIDVSRASSIEWGFSIWEFVAYGKADEPEKELKITKQPTEFVGEIEETAEFDVEAEGTNLSYQWEYCNADSNKWRVSSMKGNDTQSIGIPITKLRDGQKYRCVVTDGKGNMVISESAAVKVGTAAGAPIITEQPEDSTGAVGEMAVFGVKAEGTGLTYQWQYCNADSNIWRASSMEGSQGTSLTVPVWNFRNGQKYRCVVTSDNGRIAISEVAVVIVTE is encoded by the coding sequence GTGGCTGATGTACATGTCTACAACGGTCCGGTACAGATTACGCCTCAAAAATATACGACCACAGTTGGAAAACCGGTAGATTTAAGTACAATTGTACCGGCTGCGTACCAAGATGAACAAGGGGGAACTCATCATGGAATAGTTACGATCGATTGGGATCCAATTACGCCGGATATGCTTTCTGAAGCAGGAACTATAACCCTTAACGGAGTTATACAGTTCAATCAACAGAAAGTAACCGCTGAGCTTCAGGTGAGAAAAGGAGCAGCTATTATCTCTGCGGATATGATGAAGCAATATGATACGATGCAATGTGCGGTAGAAAATCTGGATGATACATCCATCAGTTATGAAAGTATAACATGGAGCATTGTAAAACAGGGCAATGACGCAGCGGCGGGAATCAGCCCAAATGGAAAGCTGCTTGCAGTAAAACCGGGTGAAGTTATAGTCCAGGCTGTGGCGAAGGATGAAACCGGTTTGGCAACCACTATACAAAAGACCATTACAATACAAGGTGTAAATATGATTTCCCATGGTTACGGTACAGAGGTTTCAGCCAGTTCAACAGATGGAGATGCCACGGCCCCACAAATGGCGGTGGATGGAAAAGAAAACACCTGGTGGAGAGCGAAGGACAACGGAGATCGGCAATGGTTTCAGATGCATCTGAATAATAATATACAGGTTTCAGGAATGAAAATCAGATGGTATGAGGGAAATCAGCCACAGTCTGTAAAAGTTTTGACTTCGGTGGATGGGAAGAAATGGGAGGAGGTCTATGAAAGGGCCAGCAAGATTTCTTCCGGATTGGAAAATTATTCAGAAATTATTTCATTAGACACACCCATATCCGCAAACTATATCCGCATGGAATCGGATAAGGCAGGAAACAATAAGACTGGCATCGTAGAATTTGAAGTGTATTCCAAAACCGATATTATAAACCCTGTTACGGAAATAAAGGTGACTTCTGAAAAGGATAAGATTACGGAAAAAGGTGAGATTCTTCAGATGTCTGCCGAAGTACAGCCAGAGAATGCCTCGGAAAAAAGGGTTAATTGGAGTGTGACTGATCAGGAGGGGAATTCAACGGATATTGCCGAAATCAGTGCTGATGGGAAATTAACGCCTCATAAGAATGGAAGTGTATGGGTAAAGGCGGAAGCAGTGGATGAAAGCGGCATTGCTGCCCAAAAAGCCATTGAGATTACGAATCAGGATCTGATAAATGTTGCACTCAATAAACCTGCTATGGCGGGCACAAATAATGGTGAAGCATATAAAGCCGTAGACGGAGATTTATCAACAAGATGGGGTTCGGAAAAGAATCCGAAAGAGAATTGGTTAAGTGTTGATCTGCAAGGTAAAAAGGAGATTCAAACAATCAAAATTAATTTCGAATCATCTTATGCAAAAGATTTCAAACTTATGGCATCTGATGACGGAAAAAACTGGTCAACTGTTGCGGACATTCGGGATAATAATCAGCTTGACTGGAGATATTCTTTGAAAAATCCTATTAAGGCATCTTATCTGAAAATAGATGTCAGCAGGGCGTCCAGTATTGAATGGGGATTTTCTATATGGGAATTTGTAGCATATGGAAAGGCGGATGAGCCGGAAAAAGAGCTAAAAATTACAAAACAACCGACAGAATTTGTAGGGGAAATAGAAGAAACAGCAGAATTTGACGTCGAAGCAGAAGGAACGAATCTTAGTTACCAATGGGAATACTGCAACGCAGATTCCAACAAGTGGAGAGTTTCTTCAATGAAAGGAAACGATACGCAGTCAATCGGTATTCCTATCACGAAACTAAGAGATGGACAGAAATACCGCTGTGTGGTAACAGATGGAAAAGGTAATATGGTAATTTCGGAAAGTGCGGCTGTGAAAGTCGGTACTGCAGCCGGAGCTCCGATTATCACAGAGCAGCCGGAAGATTCTACGGGTGCAGTCGGCGAAATGGCGGTCTTTGGGGTAAAGGCAGAAGGAACCGGTCTGACCTACCAGTGGCAGTATTGCAATGCAGACTCCAATATCTGGAGAGCATCTTCGATGGAGGGCAGCCAGGGGACAAGTCTTACGGTGCCGGTGTGGAACTTCAGAAATGGACAGAAGTACCGCTGCGTAGTGACAAGTGACAATGGAAGGATTGCTATCTCAGAAGTTGCTGTTGTGATCGTGACAGAATAA
- a CDS encoding exopolysaccharide biosynthesis polyprenyl glycosylphosphotransferase, whose amino-acid sequence MDKRKTRLIMGLMKAVNILHMTAIFGIICHSNYMDLSEDPFYRRREVVFVLMFLACYIFLAHIYSAFEVGMIRIREIFYSQALALLLSDGILLFLTWLAAGEFPALKLMLLTSVCQIASAGIWGILANKVYDSLYVPKKTALMYHETRDVNYLESLGDTPGKFRIDRWIHVSDSATSVLCELEGMDTVIIRGLPSDERNTVLKYCIAKGIEVYQYPKIGDILLNGARQTHLSHVSVMRLSGFQPAPGYLFLKRMGDILLSLIGIIVCSPLLLLTAALVKGYDGGSVLYRQVRLTQNGQKFLIYKFRSMRMDAEKDGLARLASEQDSRVTPVGKFIRAVRLDELPQLFNVLKGEMTLVGPRPERPEIAEAYVKELPEFALRLQVKAGITGYAQVYGKYNSTPYDKLQMDLLYIAHPSLINDLKLLFATVKILFMKESTEGFTEGHAGIPYRMREKGEAVK is encoded by the coding sequence TTGGATAAGAGAAAAACCAGGCTCATTATGGGTCTGATGAAAGCGGTTAATATTTTACATATGACAGCAATCTTTGGAATCATCTGTCACAGCAATTATATGGACTTATCTGAAGACCCCTTCTATCGGAGACGGGAAGTGGTCTTCGTTTTGATGTTTTTAGCATGCTACATATTTTTGGCGCATATATATAGCGCATTTGAAGTTGGAATGATCCGCATCAGGGAAATCTTTTATTCTCAAGCACTGGCATTACTGCTGTCAGATGGCATTCTGCTCTTTCTGACATGGCTGGCTGCCGGAGAGTTTCCGGCATTGAAACTTATGCTGCTGACCTCGGTGTGTCAGATAGCGTCTGCTGGGATATGGGGGATTTTGGCGAATAAGGTATACGATTCGCTGTATGTCCCGAAGAAAACAGCTTTGATGTATCATGAGACGAGGGATGTCAATTATCTGGAGAGTTTAGGCGATACCCCTGGCAAATTTCGTATAGATAGATGGATACATGTATCCGACAGCGCCACGTCCGTGCTCTGTGAACTGGAGGGGATGGATACCGTGATTATCCGCGGCCTTCCGTCAGACGAACGGAACACGGTCTTAAAGTACTGTATTGCAAAAGGCATTGAGGTCTATCAGTATCCTAAGATTGGCGATATTCTTTTGAACGGAGCCAGACAGACACATCTGTCCCATGTGTCGGTGATGCGGCTCTCGGGTTTTCAGCCTGCACCCGGATACCTTTTTCTGAAAAGAATGGGAGATATCCTGCTTTCTCTGATAGGAATCATTGTGTGTTCTCCGCTTTTGCTGCTTACGGCTGCACTTGTCAAAGGATATGATGGGGGAAGCGTTCTGTATCGTCAGGTCCGTCTGACACAGAATGGGCAGAAGTTCCTGATTTACAAATTCCGAAGCATGCGGATGGATGCGGAAAAGGATGGATTGGCCCGGCTTGCGTCGGAACAGGACAGCCGGGTGACTCCGGTCGGGAAGTTTATCCGTGCAGTGCGTCTGGATGAACTGCCCCAGTTGTTTAATGTTTTAAAAGGGGAGATGACACTGGTAGGTCCACGCCCGGAGCGGCCGGAGATTGCGGAGGCATATGTGAAAGAACTGCCGGAATTTGCTTTAAGGCTGCAGGTGAAGGCAGGAATTACAGGATATGCTCAGGTTTATGGAAAATATAATTCCACCCCATATGATAAATTACAGATGGACCTGTTATACATTGCACATCCGTCTTTGATAAATGATCTGAAACTGCTGTTTGCAACAGTCAAAATTCTGTTCATGAAAGAAAGTACAGAAGGTTTTACTGAAGGTCATGCAGGAATTCCATATAGAATGCGGGAAAAGGGAGAGGCAGTAAAATGA
- a CDS encoding glycosyltransferase family 2 protein produces the protein MKYSVIIPLYNKENYICHTLESVLAQTYQDFEVIVVDDGSTDGSLKKAEQISSKKIQIVKQKNLGVSVARNTGIACASGSYLAFLDADDEWNEDYLETIDRLTKSYPESDLYVTAYRVDMGNGSCRESSRLHPEEGCLDSYWMTFQYSYDFVWTSATVVKKDAVIKAGGFRPGEYIGQDLDLWARIAKNNAKVAYSSSVCVIYNRTAENNARARVKIAYGGAFLKELEEELFNPRHTIDELSMIQRKYNLKMTIYIFTCILAGERKRAREAYRSWKGQNTWKTWLLKSGLKIAMFMPEGVNRWIYAVRLKVF, from the coding sequence ATGAAGTACAGCGTTATTATTCCGCTCTATAATAAAGAAAATTACATATGCCATACATTGGAAAGTGTGCTGGCTCAAACCTATCAGGATTTTGAAGTAATTGTTGTGGATGATGGCTCCACAGACGGCTCTCTTAAGAAAGCGGAGCAGATTTCTTCCAAAAAGATTCAAATCGTAAAACAGAAAAATCTTGGTGTTTCCGTTGCAAGAAATACCGGGATTGCCTGTGCGTCCGGTAGTTATCTAGCATTTCTGGATGCTGATGATGAATGGAACGAGGATTATCTGGAAACAATTGACCGTCTGACCAAAAGCTATCCGGAAAGTGATTTGTATGTTACCGCATATCGGGTTGATATGGGAAATGGAAGCTGCCGCGAATCGAGCCGGCTGCATCCGGAAGAAGGCTGTCTGGACAGTTACTGGATGACATTTCAATATTCTTATGATTTTGTGTGGACTTCCGCAACCGTGGTAAAAAAAGATGCGGTTATAAAAGCGGGAGGGTTTCGGCCCGGTGAATACATTGGACAGGATTTGGATTTATGGGCCCGGATAGCAAAAAACAATGCAAAGGTGGCATATTCATCCTCAGTCTGTGTCATATATAACCGTACAGCAGAAAATAATGCGAGAGCCAGAGTGAAAATCGCATACGGAGGCGCATTTCTGAAAGAGCTGGAAGAAGAGCTTTTCAATCCGAGGCATACCATAGATGAGCTGTCTATGATTCAGCGAAAGTACAACTTAAAGATGACCATCTATATCTTTACATGTATTCTTGCTGGTGAAAGAAAGAGGGCCAGGGAAGCATACAGGTCCTGGAAAGGACAAAATACCTGGAAAACATGGTTGTTGAAAAGCGGTTTGAAAATCGCAATGTTCATGCCGGAGGGTGTAAATCGATGGATTTATGCTGTCCGGCTGAAAGTGTTTTAA